Proteins encoded together in one Diabrotica undecimpunctata isolate CICGRU chromosome 3, icDiaUnde3, whole genome shotgun sequence window:
- the LOC140435977 gene encoding uncharacterized protein — MDIPLRFRGITLQEALDIAYESDNEVTDIYIQPPDCQDLTDEDSGDEDEGGTVENLSSRQLLAPAEVVFSNGTRVEDTSEDLANEQLPTVVQSDAKANSGLKIYEFSSII; from the exons ATGGACATCCCGTTACG TTTCAGAGGAATAACTCTTCAAGAAGCGTTAGATATCGCCTACGAATCTGATAACGAAGTCACTGATATATACATACAGCCACCTGACTGTCAGGATCTGACCGATGAGGATTCAGGAGATGAAGATGAGGGTGGAACTGTTGAAAATTTGAGTAGTCGTCAACTGTTAGCTCCAGCTGAAGTTGTATTTTCAAATGGTACGAGAGTGGAGGACACATCTGAAGATTTAGCAAATGAGCAATTACCTACTGTGGTACAAAGTGACGCTAAAGCAAATTCAGGACTGAAGATA TATGAGTTCAGTTCAAttatttga